A genomic stretch from Polyangium spumosum includes:
- a CDS encoding HlyD family secretion protein gives MVLEGERDVMRLVRAPRLTRTIARMLITLFVLVALSLVVVPWQQNSPAHGRVIAFAPLDRQQTIEAPVEGRVVRWHVQEGDRVAEGAAIADIADNDPELVSRLEREKDAVDARIEAARARVSAVGDRIRSLESSRDSALDAASSRVKMARDRVRAAEQAVVAAKAAHKTAELNLARQRSLFDEGLSSKRQVELAELDEARTRTDMDRAGAAVSAARSEETALGADLAKIRNDASASINDATASRASAESEIASATAELARMEVRLARQLTQSVKAPRAGTVLRVVAKQGGEMIKSGEVLAVLVPDTDEAAVELWVDGNDVNLVTPGRDVRLQFEGWPAIQFSGWPSAAVGTYGGKVAFVDATDDGAGKFRVVVTPDGVEPWPARQYLRQGTRANGWVLLDRVSLGYELWRQFNGFPPQWPALPDDGSKDGKDKGDQKGGGK, from the coding sequence ATGGTCCTCGAAGGGGAGCGCGACGTGATGCGCCTCGTCCGCGCGCCGCGGCTGACGCGGACGATCGCGCGGATGCTGATCACGCTGTTCGTGCTGGTGGCGCTCTCGCTCGTGGTGGTGCCCTGGCAGCAGAACTCGCCGGCGCACGGGCGGGTGATCGCCTTCGCCCCGCTCGATCGCCAGCAGACGATCGAGGCGCCCGTCGAGGGCCGCGTCGTGCGCTGGCACGTGCAGGAGGGCGACCGCGTCGCGGAGGGCGCGGCGATCGCCGACATCGCCGACAACGATCCGGAGCTCGTCTCGCGCCTCGAGCGCGAGAAGGACGCCGTCGACGCGCGGATCGAGGCGGCCCGCGCGCGCGTCTCCGCCGTGGGAGATCGTATCCGGTCGCTCGAGTCTTCCCGCGACAGCGCGCTCGACGCGGCCTCGTCGCGCGTGAAGATGGCGAGGGACCGCGTGCGCGCCGCAGAACAAGCGGTCGTCGCGGCGAAGGCGGCGCACAAGACGGCCGAGCTCAACCTGGCGAGGCAGCGCTCGCTCTTCGACGAGGGCCTGTCGTCCAAGCGGCAGGTCGAGCTCGCGGAGCTCGACGAGGCGCGCACGCGCACCGACATGGATCGGGCAGGCGCCGCGGTCTCGGCCGCTCGCTCCGAGGAGACCGCGCTCGGCGCAGACCTCGCGAAGATCCGCAACGACGCGAGCGCCTCCATCAACGACGCGACGGCTTCCCGCGCGTCCGCCGAGTCCGAGATCGCGTCGGCGACCGCGGAGCTGGCGCGCATGGAGGTGCGGCTCGCCCGGCAGCTCACCCAGAGCGTCAAGGCGCCACGCGCGGGCACGGTGCTGCGCGTCGTCGCCAAGCAGGGCGGCGAGATGATCAAGTCGGGCGAGGTCCTCGCGGTGCTCGTGCCCGACACCGACGAGGCGGCGGTCGAGCTCTGGGTCGACGGCAACGACGTCAACCTCGTCACCCCGGGCCGCGACGTGCGCCTCCAGTTCGAGGGTTGGCCCGCGATCCAGTTCTCCGGCTGGCCCTCGGCGGCCGTCGGCACCTACGGCGGCAAGGTCGCGTTCGTCGACGCCACGGACGACGGCGCCGGCAAGTTCCGCGTGGTCGTCACGCCGGACGGCGTCGAGCCCTGGCCCGCGAGGCAATACCTGCGGCAAGGCACGCGCGCGAACGGCTGGGTCCTGCTCGACCGCGTCTCGCTCGGCTACGAGCTCTGGCGCCAGTTCAACGGCTTCCCGCCGCAGTGGCCCGCGCTGCCGGACGACGGCTCGAAGGACGGCAAGGACAAGGGCGACCAGAAGGGAGGTGGCAAGTGA
- a CDS encoding TolC family protein — MTVPGRTLARGLAIMLGLAWTAVANGQTPSGATDVTTSLPTPPGPATTASTSAGELGLDELVRTVEQRFPLILAAQQDRAVAEAEKLSASGGFDPSWRTSAAVIPIGGYPSQRLDTFVEQPLPWWGSSVFAGYRLGLGAYPVYDGKLATNQYGEVRAGARLNLWRDGPIDRRRASIRRAELGVDAATQGADQQRIDATRVASFRYWDWVAAGRRLAVARSWLDLAIVRDGALARRVETGDVPAIERQENQRAILQRRAQLVSAQRALEQSAIELSLFLRAADGSSILPEPSRLPSSMPEPTPLDVARIRADERAALERRPELKRLDAQKEQAEVERRWAENQRRPAIDLVVVGSQDLGPGDPKQAKPVLEAAVVVDIPLLNRAATGREQAASAQVSRIEAQARLQRDRVVADVRDAASALVAAEQRAAAARAEVDVARRLADQELKRFELGEGTLLLVNLREQAALEAALRQIDAVADWQKALAAYRAATAGAPSAVR; from the coding sequence GTGACGGTTCCCGGACGAACCCTCGCCCGCGGGCTCGCCATCATGCTCGGGCTCGCGTGGACGGCGGTCGCGAACGGACAAACTCCCTCGGGGGCGACGGACGTGACCACCTCGCTCCCCACGCCGCCGGGGCCCGCGACGACGGCCTCGACGAGCGCCGGAGAGCTCGGGCTCGACGAGCTCGTCCGCACGGTCGAGCAGCGCTTCCCGCTCATCCTCGCGGCCCAGCAGGATCGCGCCGTGGCCGAGGCCGAGAAGCTCTCGGCGTCCGGCGGGTTCGATCCATCGTGGCGCACGAGCGCGGCCGTGATCCCCATCGGCGGCTATCCCTCGCAGCGGCTCGACACCTTCGTCGAGCAGCCGCTGCCGTGGTGGGGATCGAGCGTCTTCGCCGGCTACCGCCTCGGCCTCGGCGCGTACCCCGTCTACGACGGCAAGCTCGCCACGAACCAGTACGGCGAGGTCCGCGCCGGCGCGCGGCTCAACCTCTGGCGCGACGGCCCGATCGACCGCCGCCGCGCGAGCATCCGGCGCGCCGAGCTCGGCGTCGACGCGGCCACGCAGGGCGCCGATCAGCAGCGCATCGACGCCACGCGTGTCGCCTCGTTCCGCTACTGGGACTGGGTCGCCGCGGGCCGGAGGCTCGCCGTCGCGCGTTCCTGGCTCGACCTCGCGATCGTGCGCGACGGCGCGCTCGCGCGGCGCGTGGAGACGGGGGACGTGCCTGCGATCGAGCGGCAGGAGAACCAGCGCGCGATCCTCCAGCGCAGGGCGCAGCTCGTCTCCGCGCAGCGCGCGCTCGAACAGTCGGCGATCGAGCTCTCGCTCTTCCTGCGCGCCGCCGATGGTTCGTCCATCCTGCCCGAGCCCTCGCGTTTGCCCTCGTCGATGCCCGAGCCCACGCCGCTCGACGTCGCGCGTATCCGAGCGGACGAGCGGGCTGCGCTGGAGCGGAGGCCCGAGCTCAAGCGCCTCGACGCGCAGAAGGAGCAAGCCGAGGTCGAGCGCCGCTGGGCCGAGAACCAGCGGCGCCCTGCGATCGACCTCGTCGTCGTCGGCTCGCAGGACCTCGGCCCGGGGGATCCGAAACAAGCGAAGCCCGTGCTCGAGGCGGCCGTCGTCGTCGACATCCCGCTGCTCAACCGCGCCGCCACCGGGCGCGAGCAGGCCGCGTCGGCGCAGGTCTCGCGCATCGAGGCCCAGGCGCGGCTGCAGCGTGATCGCGTGGTCGCCGACGTCCGCGACGCGGCCTCTGCGCTCGTGGCGGCCGAGCAGCGCGCCGCGGCGGCGCGCGCCGAGGTCGACGTCGCGCGCAGGCTCGCCGACCAGGAGCTCAAGCGCTTCGAGCTCGGCGAAGGCACGCTCCTGCTCGTGAACTTGCGCGAGCAGGCCGCGCTCGAAGCGGCGCTCCGCCAGATCGACGCCGTGGCCGACTGGCAGAAGGCCCTCGCCGCCTACCGCGCCGCGACCGCGGGCGCCCCGAGCGCCGTTCGTTGA